Sequence from the Deltaproteobacteria bacterium genome:
CTGATTTCAGGCATGGTGATGATGGAGGGTATTCACCTTCTCTTTCCATCGGGCAAACACCCCCTTACCCATAAGAGGAGACAAATCGACCTCGCCTTCCGCGCCATCGGAGAACTTGACCCATATTTTATACCGGGCCAACGGTTTTACATCAATAGGCCTATACATAGTTTTATTCTACCGTATATCTCCCAAATTTCAAATGCCAATTTCAGGGAGGAAATTGATGCCGTTCACCGTTATATACCGACAATATCGGCCGGTGGCAAAAAAAGTTGCTAACGAAATTGAGGCGCAGTAAATTTTTGGAGGGACAGCAATTTTTGGAATTGTAGTGGTTGACACTACAATAGTTTGGCGATATCCTGACAACAAGTTGAAAGAAATCCGATTCGACTGGGACCTGTGGAACGTCCAGAAAAACGAGCAAAAACACGGGGTGTCCGCCCTTGAGGCCGAAAGCTGTTTTTACGATGACAAGGCAAGGATCTTTGAGGACTTAAAGCATGCCACCCGAAACGAGAACCGATTTGTGCTCTACGGCAAGGGGCTGGAAAACAGGGTTTTGATGGTCGGCTTTACTCTTCGGAAATCGAAAGTGCGGATTATCACCGCCCGACCGGCCTCCCGAAAAGAAAGGAAGGTTTATGAAGAAAAAACTTCGCGAAATTAAAGATTATGACGAACAGGATACAACGCCGTGGATTAATCCTTCAAAAAATCTTTCCCTCAAGGAACTGGGGCTAAAACTCCCTCCGGCGCCTCCCACGCAGGTGATTTCAATTCGTCTGCCTACCTCCCTGCTGAATGAATTGCGCGCCAAAGCCAGCGCCGAGGATATTCCCTATCAGGCCTTGATCAAACATCTCCTCTCCAAGACCCTCAAGAAGGCGGCGTAATCAACTGCCGTAGCCCCGCTAAAAAAAATTCTCCCGCCACAACTGGAACATCAAAAGGGAAAAAAGCGGCTTTCGGTTGTTCTTTTTTCCGGAAAGATGCCCCGCGACAAGCCGGTCGATATAATCGGCGTTGAAAATCCCCTCTTCTTTTATCTTTTCACGGTTCAAAAGCGAGGTGAGCATTCCCTTCAATTCCCGGCGAAGCCAGAGGGCAATTGGAATGCCAAAGCCCTTCTTTTTCCGGTGAATGATGGGGGAAGGAAGAACCTTTTCAAGCGCTTTTTTGAGAATATATTTTGTCGCGCGCCCCTTCAGTTTCATTTCGAAGGGAAGTTTCGAGACGTATTCGATAAGATTGATATCCAGAAACGGCGCCCGCACCTCCAGGGAGGCGGCCATCGAGGCCCGGTCGGTTTTGACCAGGATGTCGCCGCACAGATAAAATTTCTGATAGAAATAGAGGACCCGGTCGCCGGGATGGGATGAACGGCAGTTTTTCATGACATCGTCCACCAGCCGTAAAGGATTTCGGGAGATATTTTGATTCAAAAACAATTCATCCTGTTCCTCCTGATGAAACGCCCCCAGCCAGACCTGATTCCGGATGACCGGCGGAAAACAGGCGCCGTAGAGAAACTGCTTTGCCATAAATTCCAAACTCATATCTTTCCGCGAGACCGGGAGTGCATTGGCGACGCGTGTCACCGCACGTTGCGCCATTTGCGGCAAACGCGTAAACCAGCGGGCCATGCGATCGGCGTAAAACGTGGGATAACCGGCAAACAGTTCATCCCCTCCGTCCCCCCCCAGCACCACCGTCACCGTTTGACGGGTGAATCGGGAGAGCAGATAGGTGGGAATAACCGAATAATCGGCAAACGGCTCATCCAAAAATCCCGCCACCTCGGGAAGGATGTCAATCAACTTTTGAGCACTCAAGGTCTGAAAGTGATGGTCGGTAGAAAAATGTTTGGCGACAAAAGACGAATAGGCCGATTCGTCAAACGACGGTTCGTCGAAATTGATGGAAAAGGTCTTGATGTCTTTTCCGCTTCGATGGCGCGCCATGAGGCCCACGACGGCGGAGGAGTCGATTCCTCCGGAGAGGAAGACCCCGAGCGGGACGTCGCTGATCATCCGGTATTCGACGGCGCGATCGAGAAGTTTCATGATTTTTTCACAGGCCTCGGCCTCTCCGACTTCACACTTCTCGTCGGAGAGGGGGACATCCCAGTATGGTTTGATCGTCAGACCCGTTTGATCGTAAACAAGAGAATGCCCGGCCGGTAATTTCCTCACGCCGCGGAAAATGGAATAGGGAGCGGGGACATATTCGTACTGAAAATAGTGGCTTAAGGCTTCCTGATCCGCTTCGGATTTAAAATCGGGATGCCCCTGAAAGGCCTTGCATTCGGAGGCAAAGGCGAAGTGGGAGGGCGCATCCCAGTAGTAGAACGGCTTTTTCCCCATCCGGTCACACGCGGCAAAGAGCCTTCGCTCCTTGTTGTCCCAGACGGCAAACGAGAACATTCCATTGAGCCGCTTAAGACATTTTTTTCCCTCCATCGCATAAAGCGTCAGGAGAACTTCGGTATCGGAATGAGTCTGAAACAGGACCCCCTGTTTTTCCAGATCCGAACGGATTTCCAAAAAATTGTAAATCTCCCCGTTGAAAACAATCGTGTACCGTTTGTCGGGGGTCTGCATCGGCTGATGCCCCGAGGAAAGATCGATGATGGAGAGGCGCCGGTGGCCCAGGCCGACAGACCCCTCCACAAAATAGCCTTCGTCGTCGGGACCGCGGTGGGCGAGACGGCGGTTCATTTTTTGCAGGATGGCAAGATCAACAGGACGGTCGTACTTGTGTAGAATGCCCGTGATACCACACATTAAAAATTCACCCTCTCCTGCACCAGATAAACCGGCTTTCCCTGCGACTCGTGATAGGTCCGCACCAGCAGTTCGGCGATCAGCCCCATCATGACGGAGAGGATGCCCACCACCGAAAGAAAGACAGCCAAGAGGAGCAGGGGATTCCGGTGGGCAAAAACATGATCGGCATATTTCTGGTATAGCACGAAAACTCCCAGAAGAACGGCCGCCCCATTGAGCAAGAACCCCATGCCGCCGAAGAGGTAGAGGGGCGTCGTGGCAAACGAGCCAAGAAACTTGACGGTCAGAAGATCAAGCAGAACCTTGAATGTTCGGCTCAAGCCGTATTTCGATTTTCCCTTTGTCCGCGGAAAATGGTTGACGGCGATTTCGGTGATCCTTGCCCCGGCCAGTCTGGCATAAGCCGGAATAAAACGGTGCATCTGGCCGTAAAGGGTAAAACTGTCCACAAAACGGGCCTCGTAGACCTTGAGGGTGCATCCGTAATCTTTCAACCGACAGCCGGTGATCCGGGAGATGAGGGAATTGGCAAGCCAGGAAGGGAGGCGACGGGTGATGAGGGAATCCTTGCGTTTTTTTCGCCAGCCCGAAACACAGCCGTAACCCTCTTTCATTTTTTCCAGCAGGGCCGGGATATCGTGTGGATCGTTCTGGTTGTCGGCATCCATGGTAAGGTAGACGCGCCCCCGCGCCTCTTTGAATCCCGCCGACATGGCGGCCGTCTGGCCGAAATTGCGGGTAAAGCGGATGATTTTGAGATGGGCATCTTTTTCGGCCAATGTTCGAAGGATCTCGAAACCGCGGTCGGAGGACCCGTCATCGACGAAAATAATCTCGTACGAGATGCCCAGTTTCAAAACAACTTCGGAGATCCGCCGGCAAGCCTCGGCAATGTTTTCCGCCTCGTTGTAGAACGGAACGATCACCGAAAGATCGAGATCTTTTCTGTTTTCCATAGGGAGAGGAAGCCCTACCAAATTGGTTGCAGTGAGACAACTGCTTTGGTAATCCCGCCTTATGAACGTGCTTGTTACGGGAGCCGCCGGATTTATCGGCTCCCATCTTTGCGAAACGCTCCTTCGCGCCTCTCATCGTGTTATCGGCATCGATAATTTCAACGATTTCTATTCACCGGCGTTGAAGCGGCAAAATCTGGAAGAGATCAAAAAAACAGCCGAAAAAACTAAAAACTTTTTCCAGTGCTACTCCGGTGATATTTGCGATACCGCTATGCTGGAGAGTCTTTTTACCGAGCACAAAATCGAGAGCATCATTCATCTGGCGGCCATGGCTGGGGTCCGGCCGTCGATCCAAAATCCCGTTTTATACGAACGGGTCAACGGTCTCGGCACTGTGAACCTGTTGGAGGCCTGTAAAAAAGCGGGGGTTAAAAATTTCATCTTCGGTTCTTCTTCTTCCGTCTATGGCCTCAATAAAAAAATCCCCTTTGTCGAATCGGACCCCGTCCTTCTTCCCTACTCTCCGTATGCGGCAACCAAGCGGGCCGGTGAGCTGACCTGTCATGTCTATCACCTCCTCTATCGAATGAATATCGCCTGCCTTCGTTTTTTTACCGTCTATGGTCCGCGTCAGCGCCCCGATCTGGCGATTCGCAAATTCACCGAGTTGATGTTCCAGGGCAAATCGATTCCCATCTACGGCGACGGATCATTCGCCCGTGACTTTACCTATATCGACGACATCATCGATGGCGTGGTGAAAAGCATCGACTGGTGCCTTAAAAAGACGGATAGGCCGAAATACGACATCTTCAACCTCGGCGAATCGGCGACGACCAGCGTTTTGGAACTGATCAAGCTCTTGGAAGAGGCTACGGGTATTACGGCCAAAAAGGAGTTTCTTCCTCCCCAGCCGGGGGATGTGCCGATCACTTACGCCGACGTCGCCAAATCGAAGAACATTCTCGGTTATAACCCCCGGACCCCGATTCGGGAGGGAATTAAAAAGTTCGTTGAATGGTATCGAAAAGCGGGGGTCTCACCGGCTTGACAATCGGCCATAGAACCCGTAAATCCCCTTCGCTGTGTCCATATCCGCCAATCAACTGCGTCCCGGGAACATCATTCAACATGATGGAAAACTGTGGCTTTGCCTTGAATCGGTCCACAAAACGCCGGGAAACCTTCGCGCCTTTATCCAGGCCAAGATGAGAGGCGTCAAGGATGGCGTCCAGAAGGAATTCCGCTTTTCCTCCACCGAAATGCTCGACCGCGTTTCGCTTCGCGAGCGGGCGATGCAGTTTCTTTACGTCGACGGCGATTTTTACAACTTCATGGACAACGAAAACTACGAGCAGGTCCATCTCTCCAAAGACCTGGTCGGCGAGGCGGCCAACTATCTTCTCCCCGACGCACAGGTAAAAGTCACCTTCTTTGAAGAAAGCCCCATCGGCATCGCCCTCCCCCCGGCCATGGATTTCACCGTGACGGAGGCCGAGCCGGGAATGAAAACCGCCACCGCCTCCGCCTCGTACAAAAACGCCAAGATCGAAACGGGGGTTGCTGTCAAAGTACCCCAGTTCGTCGAGGCGGGCGACCGCATCACCATCAACCCGGCGACGGGAGAATATCTTGAACGCGCAAAAAACAAATAAAGGAGAGTCCCTTCTCTTCCTCTTTCTCCTCTTCCTGTCCCCTCCCGCCTTCAGCCAAGACAAACTCACCATAGCCTTCATCTATCCCGGCGGTGAAGGATCATCGGCGGACGCCCAGCCGATTCTTGACCGTTTTTTCGATCACGTCCAAAAAAACGGGGGGCCCGCCCTGACAGGGGCCTACTACCCGACACTGGAGACGGGGCTGTCGGCGGTCAAGTCGGGGAAGACCCAAGTGGGAATTGTGAGCCTTGAAACCTGGCTCACCTGGAAAAAAAGCGTCCCGATGGAAATCATCCTGTCCACCCTTCCTGCCGCCTCCAACAACCCGAGGGAGCGGTATTTTTTTATGACCACGGCGGCAAATCCGGAAATCATCGAGCCGGCCAGGGCGCCGGTTGCCTACGCCTCGCGGCCGGTGGATCCGGTTTTTTTCAAATCGATTTTGATGACCAACATCCCCGCCGAATTTCAGGCCGATTTTAAATTGCGGACGGCACAAAACCTCTTAAGCGAGCTGAAAAAAATAGCCGCGGGGGAAACTCCGGGATTCGCGCTTCTGGATAATTTTGAATATGCGTCGCTGAAAAAATTAAGGGGCTCGGCCCCGAGTCTCGACTGGGTGAAGGATTTAAGACTCATCTATTCCTCGCCGCTGGTTCCCGCCTCTCCGGTTGTTTTGTTCACACCCATCCCCGAAGAGGAAAAAGAAAAACTCGCCTCCGCCCTTTTGTCTCTTCCCAATTCGCTGGAGGGAAGAGAAATCCTGGCAAATTTAAGGTTGAGAGGTTTTGCCAAGCCACGGATTGAAGAGTATCAGGCCGTGGAGGCAAGTTTTGAGAATGCACGGCTTGCCGCCCCCAGTATTCCCGCAGAATCCCCCAATTGAGAGAGGCGGATCTCCACGCGGGAAGCGGTAACGGCATAGGTTCGGCGCGAGAGTTCTTCTTTGGCGGGGGGGAGCCAAAGGTCGGACGAAAAGATCAGCCCCCCTCCCAGAACGATCCGGTCGATGCCGGTCACATTGGTGAGCGAGGCCAGCCCGATTCCGAGATAATAGCCCATCCGGTTTAAGATTCCCCGCGCCGCCTCGTTCCCCTTTTTTGCCTCATCCGCCAGTTTTCCCGCGACTGTGGAAGGGTCCGCCTCGAGCAAAAGGTGAAGACCGGCTGATCCGGGGATTTCGTCGTCGGCAACCGCTTGCCGGACCATCCGGTTGAGCGCCGTCGCCGACATGAAGGTTTCAAAACAACCCCGGGAGCCGCAGGTACAGAAGGGCCCTTCCGCATCGATGACCATGTGGCCGAACTCGCCGGCAAATCCGCACGGACCGTGATAGATCCGGCCGTCAATCACGATTGCCCCTCCGATGCCGGTGCCGAGGGTCAGCATTAAAAAATCGGGCCAGTCCCGCACCACCCCCAACCAATGCTCCCCCACGGCAATGAGATTGGCATCATTGTCGACGACAACGGGCCGATTCAGCCCCTCTTCGATCCGCCGTTGAAAATCGACATCCTTCCATTGCGGGTAATGGGGAGAGGCGTAGACAATCCCTTCATCCGCCGAAACAATTCCAGGAAGCCCCACACCAATACCCGACGCCTTGATCCCCGCCCCTTTTTCGAGGGATAAAATTTCCCTCTCGATCAGGGAAACAATTTCTTCCGGTTTGCGATGCGAGCCGACAAGCGCCTTTCTCGCGCCGGAAACTTTCCCTTTCCGGTCAACCAGCGCCATCCGAAGATGCGTTCCGCCGACATCGATGCCGATAACGAAGGTCATAGAAATCACACCACCTGATGGGCGGCTTTGAGGATCAATGGGACCAAAACCGCCAGCAAAACCCCGATGAAAAAGACAAACCCCAGACAACAGACAATAACCGGGATCAGGACCGTCAGAATACTCTTCCACCAGGGGCAGTCGTGCAGTTCCTTGAGGCCGATGGCCAAAAGGATCATCTGGTAGATCCCCGCCAACCCCCCGACAATCGGGATGATCACAAAAAGCTGGGCGGTGGCGGCGTATGAGACGGCTTGGAGTGTGGCGTTGAAGCCGTTTTTTGTCCCCTTCAAGATCCAGAGAAAAAAATGATTGATGGCGGCGGACACGAAAACACCGATAAGCGAAAAAATCGGCACGAGAAGAACAATCGCCCCCAACACAAGGGGGATCACAAGGCCGGAGGCAAAATCCCCGACCCGAATCGATTGAAAAAGAGCCCCAAAAATCGCCGGCTCTAAAAAGACAAAAAGGGCCTGATACCCAACGAGAACCAAAGCCCCGACGGTCTGGGCGATAACAGTATAGACCGCAACCGGGAAGAGACGATCACTGACCTTAAGATGCTTAAAAAACAAAACCGGGGAGACGACAATTTCCTTGGCCGTCAGGACAAACGCCTGCAGAGGCTGACGGCGATAGTTTTGTTCCCACTCGGTGGGGTGGCGTTCCATTGTCATAAAATCTGTTTCATCATAGCCGACACAATGATAGATTTAAATAAAATTCATGCCCACCTTTCAGGTCAGACGATCGGAAATCGACAAAGGGCTCTTCACCCTTGCCGGGAGAGAGGCCCATCATTTGACGCATGTCCTGCGAGCCGCCCCCAGAGAGCTTTTGCGCATCACCGACAGAGAGGGAAATCTTTTTGAGGCGCGGGTGGTGGAGGTTGAAAACGGCGTCACCCTTCAGGTGGAACGCCCCCTTCCGGCTCCCCCCCTTCCTTGTCCGGTGCATCTCTTTCTCGCTCTTTTAAAGGCCGAAAAGATGGAGTTTGTGGTGCAAAAGGCGGTTGAGCTGAACATCGAGTCGGTTCATTTTGTGATCCCAAAAAGATCAATCGTCCGGGAAATTTCCCCCCAAAAGTGGAAGCGCCTGCGGACGATTGCCTTCGAGTCGGCAAAACAGTGCGGCCGTCTTGCGGCTTTAAACCTGGTGGAACCTCTGCCGGTTGACGGACTGATGGAGCGATTGCAAAAGTCGATGTCCCATTTTATTTTCAGGGAAAGCGGGGATCGCGAGACCGTCCGTAATCTCCTGAAAAAGTACGATGTAAGCCCCCCCTACGGCCTCTGGATCGGGCCGGAAGGGGGGTGGGAAGAAGAGGAAATCCAAACGTCGCTTCGACTTGGCTTTCTACCGGCCACCCTTGGGCCTTTGACGCTTCGGGCCGAAACGGCGGCGATTCACGCGATCAGCTCGGTTTTGGCCCTTGCCTTTTGAAATATGACCCTTGTCATCGCCCATCGCGGCTCCCGCGCCCATGCACCGGAAAACACCCTTCTGGCCTTTCAAAAGGCCCATGAACAGGGGGCTGACGGGATTGAGCTGGATGTCCACCGGACCGCCGACGGCACGGTTGTGGTCTATCATGACGACCGGATATCGGATGCGGCCGAGCGGACCCTCCCCATCCGCGCGACAAAGTGGGAGATCCTCAAAAAAATCGTCCTGCCGCAAAATCAAACGATCCCCACCTTGCGCGAGGTCTTCGAGCAGTTTGGACAAAAATTTTCGGTCATCAATGTCGAAATAAAATCGACCGGCTATTTTACCAACGGCATCGAGAAGGCGGTGCTCGATCTTGTTTGCCGGTTCCATCTGGAAGACCGTGTGATCATTTCGTCGTTCAACCCTCTGCATCTTTGGCGCATTTGCCGGATGAACCGCCGCGTCCGGACCGGGCATCTGATCTGGCCGCCGCAGTGGTTTGCCCGTCGCCATTTCTGGACACGCCTTTGCCATGTTTATTCCGTCAACTTGGAACACGAATGGGCCGCCAACGGGCATCTTGAGGAATTCGCGAAGCTGGAAAAGAAAATATGGATCTGGACGGTGAACAAGGAGAATGAACTGCGCCGGTGGTTTACGAGGGGGGTGGATGCGATTATCACCGACGACCCCCTGCGGGCGTTGAAGATTCGGAAACAAATCTCTGCATCTTTGCCTTTATAGCACCCTACAAAAAAGTCGTGACTTTTTTGTAGTTCCATGTAAACTAAAAATCATACAGGATATGCGCTCCATCAAACCGGAAGTGGAAGCCACATTAACCGATGACCGGAAGATGGCCTTTATTGCCGGGCCCCGTCAGGTGGGCAAAACCACCTTGGCCCAAGCCATGCTGGCCGGAGGCCCCGGGGATGAAGGCTATTACAACTGGGATATCGAAACCCACAAGAAAATGATCCTGAAGGATCCGGTCTATTTCTGGCAGGCCCCTCCCGACACTCCGCCCCAGCGGATTGTTTTGGATGAAATTCACAAATATCCGAGGTGGAAGCGGTTTTTAAAAGGGCTCTTCGACGCCAACCGCAGGCGCGTGGAAGTGCTGGTCACCGGAAGCGGTCGGCTGGATGTCTATCAAAGGGGGGGCGATTCCCTCTTTGGGCGATACCACCTTTTTCACCTCCTGCCGTTTTCCGTCGGGGAGCTTTTGAAACGCGATGGCCCCCCTCCCTCTCCGGACGATTGTTTGGGCCGGTTTTTTGATTCTTTGCCTTCTCCCGCCACGGACTACTTCGAAACCCTCTGGAAGTTCGGCGGATTTCCGGAGCCCTTTTTCGCCGCCGACGACCGCAAGCTCGTCCAATGGCAAAACGACCATCGCCAGCTGGTCTTGCGCGAAGACTTGAGGGATTTGACCCAGGTGCGGGAGCTGGGACTGGTGGAATCGATGATCCATCTCCTTCCCGAACGCATCGGCTCTCCCCTCTCGATCAATGCCCTCCGCGAAAGCCTCGGGGTTAATTTTAAAACGGCGCAAAACTGGATCAAATCGCTGGAGCGGCTCTATTACCTGTTTTGCCTGCGCCCCTACAGCGCCCGGCTCGACCGCGCTTTAAGGCGCGAGGAGAAGGTTTATTTTTTCGACTGGTCGGTTTTGGAAGATCCGTCAAAACGGTTCGAAAATATGATGGCAGTTCATCTGTTGAAGGCCTGCCTCATCTGGACCGACGCAGGCTACGGACAATTCAATCTGCACTACGTCAGGGACAAGGAAAAGCGGGAGGTCGATTTCGTGATTACCAGCAAAAACAGGCCGTATCTTCTTGTTGAGGCAAAACTGTCGGAAACGGAATCGGACCGTTCTCTCCTTTATTTTCTGGAACGGTTGAAGCCCCAAAAGGGCGCCTGCCAGATCGTGAGAAACGGAGAAGCAACGCGACTGGTTCAAAGAGGTCCTTTGAATATCGCTTCTGCCCCGCGCTTTTTGGCGGCTTTTCCCTGACAAGCCCAAAAAACCGCCTTGGCAATCTGTAAAACCCTGTGGTAGACAGGTCACAAGTCATATGTCGGGACACTCGAAATGGGCGACGATTAAACGGAAAAAAGGGGCGGCGGATGCCAAGCGGGGTCAGCTTTTCACTAAGCTCATCAAGGAAATCACCGTGGCCGCCCGGGCGGGGGGCGGCGATCCATCCGGAAACCCGCGGCTTCGCACCGCCATCGCCATCGCCAAGGCGGGCAGTATGCCGGGCGACAACATCGAACGGGCGATAAAAAAAGGGACGGGAGAGCTCGAAGGGGTCAATTATGAAGAGGTGACCTATGAGGGCTATGGACCGGCAGGGGTCGCAATGCTGGTTACCTCACTCACCGACAACAAAAACCGGACCGTGGCCGAAATCCGGAACCTTTTTTCCAAAAACGGCGGCAACATGGGGGAGTCGGGCTCCGTCGGCTGGATGTTTGAAAAAAAGGGGGTTCTGAATTTCGACAAAAAAACGGTTATCGAAGATAAACTGATGGAGGCGGCCCTCGACGCCGGCGCCGAAGACATTCAAGATGCCGAGGATTCCTGGGACGTTGTGACATCGCCCGCCGACTTTGAAAAGGTGAAAGAGGCGCTCGAAAAAGCCGCCTTCAAGCCCCTCTCGGCCGAAATTTCCATGAT
This genomic interval carries:
- a CDS encoding DUF2442 domain-containing protein, which produces MYRPIDVKPLARYKIWVKFSDGAEGEVDLSPLMGKGVFARWKEKVNTLHHHHA
- a CDS encoding BrnT family toxin; translation: MKEIRFDWDLWNVQKNEQKHGVSALEAESCFYDDKARIFEDLKHATRNENRFVLYGKGLENRVLMVGFTLRKSKVRIITARPASRKERKVYEEKTSRN
- the asnB gene encoding asparagine synthase (glutamine-hydrolyzing) encodes the protein MCGITGILHKYDRPVDLAILQKMNRRLAHRGPDDEGYFVEGSVGLGHRRLSIIDLSSGHQPMQTPDKRYTIVFNGEIYNFLEIRSDLEKQGVLFQTHSDTEVLLTLYAMEGKKCLKRLNGMFSFAVWDNKERRLFAACDRMGKKPFYYWDAPSHFAFASECKAFQGHPDFKSEADQEALSHYFQYEYVPAPYSIFRGVRKLPAGHSLVYDQTGLTIKPYWDVPLSDEKCEVGEAEACEKIMKLLDRAVEYRMISDVPLGVFLSGGIDSSAVVGLMARHRSGKDIKTFSINFDEPSFDESAYSSFVAKHFSTDHHFQTLSAQKLIDILPEVAGFLDEPFADYSVIPTYLLSRFTRQTVTVVLGGDGGDELFAGYPTFYADRMARWFTRLPQMAQRAVTRVANALPVSRKDMSLEFMAKQFLYGACFPPVIRNQVWLGAFHQEEQDELFLNQNISRNPLRLVDDVMKNCRSSHPGDRVLYFYQKFYLCGDILVKTDRASMAASLEVRAPFLDINLIEYVSKLPFEMKLKGRATKYILKKALEKVLPSPIIHRKKKGFGIPIALWLRRELKGMLTSLLNREKIKEEGIFNADYIDRLVAGHLSGKKNNRKPLFSLLMFQLWRENFF
- a CDS encoding glycosyltransferase family 2 protein, whose amino-acid sequence is MENRKDLDLSVIVPFYNEAENIAEACRRISEVVLKLGISYEIIFVDDGSSDRGFEILRTLAEKDAHLKIIRFTRNFGQTAAMSAGFKEARGRVYLTMDADNQNDPHDIPALLEKMKEGYGCVSGWRKKRKDSLITRRLPSWLANSLISRITGCRLKDYGCTLKVYEARFVDSFTLYGQMHRFIPAYARLAGARITEIAVNHFPRTKGKSKYGLSRTFKVLLDLLTVKFLGSFATTPLYLFGGMGFLLNGAAVLLGVFVLYQKYADHVFAHRNPLLLLAVFLSVVGILSVMMGLIAELLVRTYHESQGKPVYLVQERVNF
- a CDS encoding GDP-mannose 4,6-dehydratase, which produces MNVLVTGAAGFIGSHLCETLLRASHRVIGIDNFNDFYSPALKRQNLEEIKKTAEKTKNFFQCYSGDICDTAMLESLFTEHKIESIIHLAAMAGVRPSIQNPVLYERVNGLGTVNLLEACKKAGVKNFIFGSSSSVYGLNKKIPFVESDPVLLPYSPYAATKRAGELTCHVYHLLYRMNIACLRFFTVYGPRQRPDLAIRKFTELMFQGKSIPIYGDGSFARDFTYIDDIIDGVVKSIDWCLKKTDRPKYDIFNLGESATTSVLELIKLLEEATGITAKKEFLPPQPGDVPITYADVAKSKNILGYNPRTPIREGIKKFVEWYRKAGVSPA
- the efp gene encoding elongation factor P; its protein translation is MSISANQLRPGNIIQHDGKLWLCLESVHKTPGNLRAFIQAKMRGVKDGVQKEFRFSSTEMLDRVSLRERAMQFLYVDGDFYNFMDNENYEQVHLSKDLVGEAANYLLPDAQVKVTFFEESPIGIALPPAMDFTVTEAEPGMKTATASASYKNAKIETGVAVKVPQFVEAGDRITINPATGEYLERAKNK
- a CDS encoding PhnD/SsuA/transferrin family substrate-binding protein, whose protein sequence is MNAQKTNKGESLLFLFLLFLSPPAFSQDKLTIAFIYPGGEGSSADAQPILDRFFDHVQKNGGPALTGAYYPTLETGLSAVKSGKTQVGIVSLETWLTWKKSVPMEIILSTLPAASNNPRERYFFMTTAANPEIIEPARAPVAYASRPVDPVFFKSILMTNIPAEFQADFKLRTAQNLLSELKKIAAGETPGFALLDNFEYASLKKLRGSAPSLDWVKDLRLIYSSPLVPASPVVLFTPIPEEEKEKLASALLSLPNSLEGREILANLRLRGFAKPRIEEYQAVEASFENARLAAPSIPAESPN
- a CDS encoding ROK family protein, which codes for MTFVIGIDVGGTHLRMALVDRKGKVSGARKALVGSHRKPEEIVSLIEREILSLEKGAGIKASGIGVGLPGIVSADEGIVYASPHYPQWKDVDFQRRIEEGLNRPVVVDNDANLIAVGEHWLGVVRDWPDFLMLTLGTGIGGAIVIDGRIYHGPCGFAGEFGHMVIDAEGPFCTCGSRGCFETFMSATALNRMVRQAVADDEIPGSAGLHLLLEADPSTVAGKLADEAKKGNEAARGILNRMGYYLGIGLASLTNVTGIDRIVLGGGLIFSSDLWLPPAKEELSRRTYAVTASRVEIRLSQLGDSAGILGAASRAFSKLASTA
- a CDS encoding YIP1 family protein, whose amino-acid sequence is MTMERHPTEWEQNYRRQPLQAFVLTAKEIVVSPVLFFKHLKVSDRLFPVAVYTVIAQTVGALVLVGYQALFVFLEPAIFGALFQSIRVGDFASGLVIPLVLGAIVLLVPIFSLIGVFVSAAINHFFLWILKGTKNGFNATLQAVSYAATAQLFVIIPIVGGLAGIYQMILLAIGLKELHDCPWWKSILTVLIPVIVCCLGFVFFIGVLLAVLVPLILKAAHQVV
- a CDS encoding RsmE family RNA methyltransferase; its protein translation is MPTFQVRRSEIDKGLFTLAGREAHHLTHVLRAAPRELLRITDREGNLFEARVVEVENGVTLQVERPLPAPPLPCPVHLFLALLKAEKMEFVVQKAVELNIESVHFVIPKRSIVREISPQKWKRLRTIAFESAKQCGRLAALNLVEPLPVDGLMERLQKSMSHFIFRESGDRETVRNLLKKYDVSPPYGLWIGPEGGWEEEEIQTSLRLGFLPATLGPLTLRAETAAIHAISSVLALAF
- a CDS encoding ATP-binding protein; amino-acid sequence: MRSIKPEVEATLTDDRKMAFIAGPRQVGKTTLAQAMLAGGPGDEGYYNWDIETHKKMILKDPVYFWQAPPDTPPQRIVLDEIHKYPRWKRFLKGLFDANRRRVEVLVTGSGRLDVYQRGGDSLFGRYHLFHLLPFSVGELLKRDGPPPSPDDCLGRFFDSLPSPATDYFETLWKFGGFPEPFFAADDRKLVQWQNDHRQLVLREDLRDLTQVRELGLVESMIHLLPERIGSPLSINALRESLGVNFKTAQNWIKSLERLYYLFCLRPYSARLDRALRREEKVYFFDWSVLEDPSKRFENMMAVHLLKACLIWTDAGYGQFNLHYVRDKEKREVDFVITSKNRPYLLVEAKLSETESDRSLLYFLERLKPQKGACQIVRNGEATRLVQRGPLNIASAPRFLAAFP
- a CDS encoding YebC/PmpR family DNA-binding transcriptional regulator; this encodes MSGHSKWATIKRKKGAADAKRGQLFTKLIKEITVAARAGGGDPSGNPRLRTAIAIAKAGSMPGDNIERAIKKGTGELEGVNYEEVTYEGYGPAGVAMLVTSLTDNKNRTVAEIRNLFSKNGGNMGESGSVGWMFEKKGVLNFDKKTVIEDKLMEAALDAGAEDIQDAEDSWDVVTSPADFEKVKEALEKAAFKPLSAEISMIPKNTIRIEAEDTAAKMLRLMEALEEHDDVQKVYANFDIPAQILEKLSVA